The following coding sequences are from one Streptomyces sp. V3I7 window:
- a CDS encoding SpoIIE family protein phosphatase produces the protein MSEIPAKATESEDPSDGERRELAEGAAAPGYALWQSSPPGSIYDYIRVASFSIGPSGLVDQWSLRAEQIFGVPAARAVGMDPIEAFIDPDLRERGQRKMAEILDGREWTGVVPFRMPDPLDGGRGEDGIAEVYVMPTRTVEGERAAVCIVVDFRTLRGMETDLAASQSIFGQSPFGFLLIDPDLRIRRANERFASTFGGSPDDHRGRGVNDYLPRGEAERLDATMRRVLETGESVTDMHVTGFVPGQDERRHWSINLYRVHSGSGRPIGIAWLGTDVTARRAAAREAAAARRNLALLNDAGARIGNSLDLETTARELLDVVVPGFCDLATVDLYQGLLAGDEAPPGLADGSAELRRVAFASAVSDTPLVGGGPPVPVGAVHHYAFNSPCADALRTARPKSVPAADGGLVQWTLAVPMVAHDTVVGLAQFSRTKGSEPFGDRDRDLAVELAARAAVCIDNARLYRREHERALILQRSLLPPGDPEASGLDIACRYLPGNAATEVGGDWFDVIELPGHRTALVVGDVMGRGLRAAVAMGELRTAVRTLALLDLEPAEVLSALDEIARGLGTPGGIQQATRTARQPRAADLSEVYLATCVYAVYDSVTRRCTFANAGHLPPVLMEPGEAALMLDVPPGMPLGVGGEPFEEVEVELPEGALLALYTDGLVESRDHPLDEGLQAFVGALTDPTRPLEDVCDHVLNTLDTHHGEDDIALLMARVQGLPAESVGDWTLPREPRSVGRAREYARAQLLSWDLEPLVDTAELLVSELVTNALRYGEGEIRLRLLLDRTLVCEVWDSGLVQPRRRRARDTDEGGRGLQLVGLLSAAWGSRRTPQGKTVWFELPLPDGENGLTDPAEALLSLF, from the coding sequence GTGAGCGAGATACCAGCGAAGGCCACGGAGTCCGAGGACCCGTCGGACGGCGAGAGGAGGGAGCTCGCGGAGGGTGCCGCGGCACCCGGCTACGCCCTGTGGCAGAGCAGCCCGCCCGGCTCCATCTACGACTACATCCGGGTCGCCTCCTTCTCCATCGGCCCCAGCGGTCTCGTCGATCAGTGGAGTCTGCGCGCCGAGCAGATCTTCGGCGTCCCCGCCGCGCGGGCCGTCGGCATGGATCCCATCGAGGCGTTCATCGACCCCGACCTGCGCGAACGCGGCCAGCGGAAGATGGCCGAGATCCTCGACGGGCGCGAGTGGACCGGCGTCGTCCCCTTCCGGATGCCGGACCCGCTGGACGGCGGGCGCGGTGAGGACGGGATCGCCGAGGTCTACGTCATGCCGACCCGGACCGTGGAGGGCGAGCGCGCCGCCGTCTGCATCGTGGTCGACTTCCGCACCCTGCGCGGCATGGAGACCGACCTCGCCGCCTCGCAGTCGATTTTCGGCCAATCTCCCTTCGGTTTCCTGCTGATCGACCCCGACCTGCGGATCCGCCGTGCCAACGAGCGGTTCGCCTCCACCTTCGGCGGCAGTCCCGACGACCACCGCGGCCGCGGCGTCAACGACTATCTGCCGCGCGGCGAGGCCGAGCGGCTCGACGCCACCATGCGCCGTGTCCTGGAGACCGGCGAGTCGGTGACGGACATGCACGTCACCGGCTTCGTGCCCGGTCAGGACGAGCGCAGGCACTGGTCCATCAACCTCTACCGCGTGCACAGCGGCAGCGGCCGCCCCATCGGCATCGCCTGGCTCGGCACCGACGTCACGGCCCGCCGCGCCGCCGCCCGCGAGGCCGCCGCCGCCCGGCGGAATCTCGCCCTCCTCAACGACGCCGGCGCCCGCATCGGCAACTCCCTCGACCTGGAGACCACGGCCCGCGAACTCCTCGACGTCGTCGTCCCCGGCTTCTGCGACCTGGCGACCGTCGACCTCTACCAGGGTCTGCTGGCCGGCGACGAGGCCCCGCCCGGGCTCGCCGACGGCAGCGCCGAACTGAGGCGCGTCGCCTTCGCCAGCGCGGTCTCCGACACCCCGCTCGTCGGCGGCGGCCCGCCGGTCCCGGTGGGCGCGGTCCACCACTACGCCTTCAACTCGCCCTGCGCGGACGCCCTGCGCACCGCGCGCCCCAAGAGCGTCCCCGCCGCGGACGGCGGCCTCGTCCAGTGGACGCTGGCCGTGCCGATGGTCGCCCACGACACGGTTGTCGGACTCGCGCAGTTCTCCCGGACCAAGGGCAGCGAGCCCTTCGGCGACCGCGACCGGGACCTCGCGGTGGAGCTGGCGGCCCGCGCGGCCGTCTGCATCGACAACGCCCGCCTGTACCGCCGCGAGCACGAGCGCGCGCTGATACTGCAGCGGTCCCTCCTCCCGCCCGGCGACCCCGAGGCCTCCGGCCTGGACATCGCCTGCCGCTATCTGCCGGGCAACGCGGCGACGGAGGTCGGCGGCGACTGGTTCGACGTCATCGAACTCCCCGGTCACCGCACTGCGTTGGTGGTCGGCGACGTCATGGGTCGCGGGCTGCGCGCCGCCGTCGCCATGGGTGAACTCCGTACGGCCGTACGCACCCTGGCCCTGCTGGACCTCGAACCGGCGGAAGTCCTCTCGGCGCTGGACGAGATCGCCCGCGGCCTCGGCACCCCCGGCGGCATCCAGCAGGCGACCCGCACCGCCCGCCAGCCCCGCGCCGCGGACCTGTCCGAGGTCTACCTCGCCACCTGCGTGTACGCCGTGTACGACTCCGTGACCCGGCGGTGCACCTTCGCCAACGCCGGCCATCTGCCGCCGGTGCTGATGGAACCGGGCGAGGCGGCGCTGATGCTCGACGTGCCGCCCGGGATGCCGCTCGGCGTGGGCGGCGAGCCCTTCGAGGAGGTCGAGGTGGAGCTCCCCGAGGGCGCCCTCCTCGCCCTCTACACGGACGGCCTGGTCGAGTCACGGGACCACCCGCTGGACGAGGGCCTCCAGGCCTTCGTCGGCGCGCTCACCGACCCGACCCGGCCGCTGGAGGACGTCTGCGACCACGTCCTCAACACCCTCGACACCCATCACGGCGAGGACGACATCGCCCTGCTCATGGCCCGCGTCCAGGGCCTGCCCGCCGAGTCCGTCGGCGACTGGACCCTGCCGCGTGAGCCGCGCAGCGTGGGCCGCGCCCGCGAGTACGCCCGCGCCCAGCTGCTGAGCTGGGACCTGGAGCCGCTGGTCGACACCGCGGAGCTCCTGGTCAGCGAGCTGGTCACCAACGCCCTGCGCTACGGCGAGGGCGAGATCCGGCTCCGCCTGCTCCTGGACCGTACCCTGGTCTGCGAGGTCTGGGACTCCGGCCTGGTCCAGCCCCGCCGCCGCCGGGCCCGCGACACCGACGAGGGCGGCCGCGGCCTGCAACTCGTCGGCCTCCTCAGCGCGGCCTGGGGCTCCCGCCGCACCCCCCAGGGCAAGACCGTCTGGTTCGAACTCCCCCTCCCCGACGGCGAGAACGGCCTGACGGACCCGGCGGAGGCGTTGCTGAGCCTGTTCTGA
- a CDS encoding fumarate reductase/succinate dehydrogenase flavoprotein subunit, with protein sequence MSVVDRQEWDVVVVGAGGAGLRAAIEARERGARTAVICKSLFGKAHTVMAEGGIAAAMANVNEHDDWQVHFRDTMRGGKFLNQWRMAELHAREAPDRVWELETWGALFDRTKDGKISQRNFGGHEYPRLAHVGDRTGLELIRTLQQRIVALQQEDFSETGDYESRLKVFQECTVTRILKDGSRVSGVFAYERESGRFLVLEAPAVVVATGGIGKSFKVTSNSWEYTGDGHALALLAGAPLLNMEFVQFHPTGMVWPPSVKGILVTESVRGDGGVLRNSEGKRFMFDYIPDVFKEKYAESEEEGDRWYDDPDNNRRPPELLPRDEVARAINAEVKAGRGSPHGGVFLDVSTRMPAEVIRRRLPSMYHQFKELADVDITAEAMEVGPTCHYVMGGIAVDSDTAAARGVPGLYAAGEVAGGMHGSNRLGGNSLSDLLVFGRRAGWHAAEYATGLTGRPAVDEVQVDTAAAEALRPFSAEGPVEGEEEGRPPENPYTLHQELQQTMNDLVGIIRREGEMEQALQKLAELRVRARRAGVEGHRQFNPGWHLALDLRNMLLVSECVARAALERTESRGGHTREDHPTMDRRWRNVNLLCALADPTGGLAATDPVRGQIRLSRETTEPVRPDLLALFEKEELVKYLAEEELYD encoded by the coding sequence ATGTCCGTGGTCGACCGGCAGGAATGGGACGTCGTCGTGGTCGGCGCCGGTGGCGCCGGGCTGCGTGCCGCCATCGAGGCACGCGAGCGCGGCGCCCGTACGGCCGTGATCTGCAAGTCGCTGTTCGGCAAGGCGCACACCGTGATGGCCGAGGGCGGTATCGCGGCGGCGATGGCCAACGTCAACGAGCACGACGACTGGCAGGTCCACTTCCGCGACACCATGCGCGGCGGCAAGTTCCTCAACCAGTGGCGGATGGCCGAGCTGCACGCGCGCGAGGCCCCGGACCGGGTGTGGGAGCTGGAGACCTGGGGCGCGCTGTTCGACCGCACCAAGGACGGGAAGATCTCCCAGCGCAACTTCGGCGGCCACGAGTACCCGCGCCTCGCCCACGTCGGCGACCGCACGGGCCTTGAGCTGATCCGCACGCTCCAGCAGAGGATCGTGGCGCTCCAGCAGGAGGACTTCTCGGAGACCGGGGACTACGAGTCCCGGCTGAAGGTCTTCCAGGAGTGCACGGTCACCCGGATCCTGAAGGACGGCTCGCGGGTGAGCGGCGTCTTCGCGTACGAGCGCGAGTCGGGCCGTTTCCTCGTGCTCGAAGCACCCGCCGTCGTGGTCGCGACGGGCGGGATCGGCAAGTCCTTCAAGGTCACGTCGAACTCGTGGGAGTACACGGGCGACGGCCACGCGCTGGCGCTCCTCGCCGGGGCGCCGCTGCTGAACATGGAGTTCGTGCAGTTCCACCCGACGGGCATGGTCTGGCCGCCGTCGGTGAAGGGCATCCTGGTCACCGAGTCCGTCCGCGGCGACGGCGGTGTCCTGCGGAACTCCGAGGGCAAGCGGTTCATGTTCGACTACATCCCGGACGTCTTCAAGGAGAAGTACGCCGAGTCCGAGGAGGAGGGCGACCGCTGGTACGACGACCCGGACAACAACCGGCGTCCCCCGGAGCTGCTCCCCCGTGACGAGGTGGCCCGCGCCATCAACGCCGAGGTGAAGGCGGGCCGCGGCTCCCCGCACGGCGGTGTCTTCCTCGACGTCTCCACGCGCATGCCCGCCGAGGTGATCCGGCGCCGGCTGCCGTCGATGTACCACCAGTTCAAGGAGCTGGCGGACGTCGACATCACGGCGGAGGCGATGGAGGTCGGGCCGACCTGCCACTACGTGATGGGCGGCATCGCGGTCGACTCCGACACGGCGGCGGCCCGCGGGGTGCCCGGGCTGTACGCGGCCGGGGAGGTCGCGGGCGGCATGCACGGCTCCAACCGGCTCGGCGGCAACTCGCTCTCCGACCTGCTGGTGTTCGGACGCCGGGCGGGCTGGCACGCGGCGGAGTACGCGACGGGGCTCACGGGACGCCCTGCCGTGGATGAGGTCCAGGTCGACACGGCGGCGGCGGAGGCGCTGCGGCCGTTCTCGGCGGAGGGCCCGGTCGAGGGCGAGGAGGAGGGGCGGCCGCCGGAGAACCCGTACACCCTCCACCAGGAACTCCAGCAGACCATGAACGACCTGGTCGGCATCATCCGCCGCGAGGGGGAGATGGAGCAGGCCCTGCAGAAGCTGGCCGAGCTGCGTGTGCGGGCGCGGCGGGCCGGGGTCGAGGGGCACCGCCAGTTCAACCCGGGCTGGCATCTCGCCCTGGACCTCAGGAACATGCTGCTGGTCAGCGAGTGCGTGGCCCGGGCGGCGCTGGAGCGCACCGAGTCGCGCGGCGGCCACACCCGCGAGGACCATCCGACGATGGACCGGCGCTGGCGCAACGTGAACCTGCTGTGCGCGCTCGCCGACCCCACGGGCGGCCTGGCGGCCACCGACCCGGTCCGCGGCCAGATCCGGCTCAGCCGCGAGACCACCGAACCCGTCCGCCCCGACCTGCTCGCCCTCTTCGAGAAGGAGGAGCTGGTCAAGTACCTGGCCGAAGAGGAGCTCTACGATTGA
- a CDS encoding succinate dehydrogenase/fumarate reductase iron-sulfur subunit: protein MSSYEARFKVWRGDDEGGGLEDFKVEVNEGEVVLDIIHRIQATQAPDLAVRWNCKAGKCGSCSAEINGRPRLMCMTRMSVFTQDETITVTPLRAFPVIRDLVTDVGFNYQKAREVPSFVPPAGLGPGEYRMMQEDVERSQEFRKCIECFLCQDTCHVVRDHEENKKAFAGPRFLMRVAELDMHPLDAAAETGLDRKTAAQEEHGLGYCNITKCCTEVCPEGIKITDNALIPLKERAVDRKYDPLVWLGSKIRRRSS from the coding sequence TTGAGTAGCTACGAGGCCCGCTTCAAGGTGTGGCGCGGCGACGACGAGGGCGGCGGCCTGGAGGACTTCAAGGTCGAGGTGAACGAGGGCGAGGTCGTCCTCGACATCATCCACCGCATCCAGGCCACCCAGGCGCCCGACCTCGCCGTGCGCTGGAACTGCAAGGCGGGCAAGTGCGGTTCGTGCTCCGCCGAGATCAACGGGCGGCCCCGGCTGATGTGCATGACGCGGATGTCGGTGTTCACCCAGGACGAGACGATCACGGTCACGCCGCTGCGCGCGTTCCCGGTGATCCGTGACCTGGTGACCGACGTCGGCTTCAACTACCAGAAGGCCAGGGAGGTTCCGTCCTTCGTGCCGCCTGCCGGACTCGGTCCGGGCGAGTACCGGATGATGCAGGAGGACGTCGAGCGCTCGCAGGAGTTCCGCAAGTGCATCGAGTGCTTCCTGTGCCAGGACACGTGCCATGTGGTCCGCGACCACGAGGAGAACAAGAAGGCGTTCGCCGGACCGCGCTTCCTGATGCGCGTGGCCGAGCTGGACATGCACCCCCTGGACGCGGCCGCCGAGACCGGCCTGGACCGCAAGACCGCGGCCCAGGAGGAACACGGCCTCGGCTACTGCAACATCACCAAGTGCTGCACGGAGGTCTGCCCGGAGGGCATCAAGATCACGGACAATGCCTTGATCCCCTTGAAGGAACGGGCCGTGGACCGGAAGTACGACCCGTTGGTGTGGCTCGGTTCGAAGATCCGGAGGCGGTCTTCCTGA